A region of the Oncorhynchus nerka isolate Pitt River linkage group LG26, Oner_Uvic_2.0, whole genome shotgun sequence genome:
AAGTTGGCTATTCACTTGCTGGTTAACAGGGAGCTATGTAGGATTAAGAACGGTCAATGATCCCTGGGGCAGGTTCTACCAGACTTTACACCATATGTTAAATGACCCTGATTCATAACCCTCAGCAATCACACCTTTTTGACAGAAAGTAACCTTTGTTTCAACTCTTGTGTGTTGTGCACTTTTGTGAGTTTGCAGAGTTTGGATGTAATCACCCAACCACAATGACAGCACATCGGAAGCCCATGATACAGCGGCAATTTATGAGGCAATATTGCAGAGGAGAGAGTTTGGACTCAATGTGTATTTCCACACTGGTTAGACCAGGAGGGTAGGCAACTACATTCAGCCGCAGGAAGATTTTTTCTTGAGCAGATAGTCATTGGGCCGGAACATAATTGTTATCATTTGTACATTGACAGCAAGTAAGCCCAAACAGATATTATATTTCACAATACCATAATAATGTCATACTTTGATTACATTGAGACAGACCACATACATGTAACTGccaaaaataatggaaacacaagtacatgagggatacaaagtatattgaaagcaggtgctttcacacaggtgtggttcctacCCTCCTTAATCAAGCAATTAACATCTCATCATACTTAGGGTCATGTAAAAAATGCTGGGcgggccattattttggctatcaTGATTATACCCCTATAGGAAGACAATGCCCCTATCCACAATCaatgaatggtttgatgagcataaaAACAATGTAAACCCTATGCCATGcctgtctcagccaccagatctcaacccagttgaacttatgggagattctggagtggcgccTGGGACTGTTTTCCACAGCCATAAACATAAcaacaaatgatggaatttctcatggaagaaaagagttccagacacttgtgaaatctatgccaaggtgcattgaagctgttttaGCTCCTCATGGCCCAACACtgtattaagacactttatgttggtgtttcctttattttggcagttacctggatgaacctgtatatctattttTGGGAGTATTTGCAAACAGATTTCCTAAACTTAAGTAATTTTGAGCTGAATTCCTTTGTCCATCAACAAAAATCTTATGTGGGTGTCAGTCACAATTTATTTATGAAAATGTTGTAATAGAGCAGAGCTGGGAGCATATATTTCCCTCTTAGTCGAGCAGTGATCCATTTTGTTAAAGGCAGATGTCAGAGGTGATGTGGCTGTAGGGCAGGGCAAACACATGGACGTACAGACCCATGTGTCTTTTTTTTCACAACCACAATCTCTCAAATACTTCTCTGATTAGCTGTGTAAAGAAAGCATTTATTTATATAGATTTGTGCGTACACATTTAGGTTCCTAACCTAAATAATCTATAGTAATTCAAAAGCCAGAGATGTGGATCTGATTACAAATTAAATGACAAATCTACCTTTGTAGATTTGTCAGTAGCACCATGGGTAGTGAACCTCATTTGATCAATTTAAAGGAGAGATGAGAAATACTAACCCATTGAGAGTTGGAGGTTGGGGAAGCAGATCTCCACTCAAATCCTTGAAAATCTTAAAAAAATAAATGACAACTTTTGGGGAGCAAATTAAATTGTGGGTCGACTTCTGGCTTAGACTACACATGATATACAAATATAGGACTATGATGAAAAAGCATATTTTTAAATATTGTATTTTAAGGAAGTATCTGTATATGCAGGGCTAAGGTGACTTCTGTTAGTTATGCTTCCCTCTATTCAAGAAGAGGTTTTCAGACTTTTACAGAGATTGGAAATGTATTCTGTCTTTGGAATGTGTAAACTGACCTTTGTAACCTCGTGGCAGAGGGATTATTGGGATCCAGCCTGACCTGTTCTTCCTCTCACTGTCTGCACTGAAGATAGTTTTACCAGACCATTTACCTGATCATCATTGACTCACACTAAACAAATAAAACATCAAATGTGGAACACCTTCAAGTGTCTAAAAAGTTATTATATATGATTGGAGATGTAAATATATGTCAATCAGAAATGTATTATATTTTTATACATTAGACAACGGAGGGGATTTCTGAAGATCTTTAGTAACACAATCAAATCCCAAATATGATTAGATTTAAACCTCATTCTATCAATGTAACCCTCATCATCCCTTAGGTGATGGAATAAAGTTTACATGTGTTAATCTGGTCTATCAGCCTCATTCCATTTCACCGGGCGTATAAATGCCTTTCGATGTATTTCCTTTTTTGGAAAGACCAGGACACAAGTCATATGGAGAGTTTGTCAATGACCTGCAGGTGAGATCATGTGAGTTTCACAATTATATGTAGACAGACCTGCTGGAGTTGCATTGTTTAGCTCCTCCTCTGAGGTTGTAACATCCCTCTTCTCATCTTGCTCcaatagggtggggtggggaggttATACAAATAGCATTCATTGGAGTTCTGTTGTAGTGGAAGTTCTCTGAGCACACACACTTGTTCCATAACGGAGCATTGGTGTGTTGTATTTTTAGCCCATGATAAGGTGTATGAGCTCAGTCTGAAGATGTCTCTTATAGAAGGTCTTCTACAGACATCAAGCACAGTGACACTGCTGGGTACTGTGCTGTTTCTACTGGTCCTCTACCTCTGCTCCTCTGGTTCCAGCTCtgaggaacaggggaaggagcCTCCAGGACCGAGGCCGCTGCCCCTGCTTGGTAACATGCTCCAGCTGGACCTCAAGAAGCCCTACTGCACTCTCTGCGAGGTAAGATGAAGTCATCCTTTGCTTTCAGAACAAAACATGTTGATGTTGATTTGATCTGTGAGATTTGATCTGTTTTATCCCACTTACTGTATGTCGTTTTTTTGCTATTTTACCAGATTTGAAAAGTTCAGTAAGCAAACTGATGAATGAACTCTGGCACATTGTATATGCTTTTAGCTGGTTaatgttgtttaatgttttattCTGTAGTGTATTTCAATAGATATGTCCTACccaagtagcctggtcccagatgttTTTTGTTGGGAACCAGGCTATGGACAAAATACTTTTGACAGTGACCAATGTGTTGCAAGGAAAGAGATGAGGCCACTTTAGAATATTGAAAGTAAAGGGGATACCTGGTCATTTGTACAACTGAactcattcaactgaaatgtgtcttccgcatttaacacaacccctctgaatcagagaggtgcggggggctgccataatcgacatccacgtcttcggcgcccgagATGCACCCTAGAAATATCCCTTCAGGGATCTTGTTataacagacctgggttcaaatacatagTGTACTTAAGTATTTGACATTTTGTGTTTGATTATTTTGTAATACACAGCCAAAAACAACTACATCAAATAAAAACAACAAATAGTTGTAAATATGCCACTTGTAACATAGGAGCAGTTAATGACCGGTGCAGTTAATGACATGACCAGACCTCTGACATGGAAACATAAACAATACTATCTGATGACAAAAGAGTGCTATATAAAGGGTAGGTAATCAAGGGagtaatgaagtccaggtgtgactgatgagtcacaggtgtgcgtaatgatggttgccaggtgtgcataatgatgggttgccaggtgtgcataatgatgggttgccaggtgtgcataaagatggttgccaggtgtgcataatgattgttgccaggtgtgcataatgatgggttgccatgtgtgcataatgatgggttgccaggaccagtggttagtagaccggtgacATTGGGATTGGGAGCTTGACACATATACTTTCCAAATGTATTTCCAATAAAAAACTTTGTCTAAATACTAATTGTTTGTAAGTAATTCAATTACATTGACTGGTATTTGAACGTAGGTCTGACATCAACTGTAAACCACTGTCTTCACGCTTTTTCTTGACTGAAACATGTTAAACAAGTTGTATGTGATGTCCAGTTATGTGCTTCGTCATATAATATAACGAGACATAACTGAGTCTATGGTGTACTTTATGTATACTTTATCTGTCCAGCTCTCCAAGAAATATGGTTCCATCTTCACGGTTCACTTTGGACCCAAGAAAGTGGTTGTTCTGGCAGGATACAAGACGGTCAAGCAGGCGCTGGTCAACCAGGCAGAGGATTTTGGGGACAGGGACATCATGCCTGTGTTCTATGATTTCAACCAAGGACATGGTAATGATATTTTACTCTTCTGCTGGCTATGTCCTattcttaaagggatagttcacccaaatgacaACCTGTCTTATTGATTTCCTTAatctgtaagcagtctatgaacAAGCTAAAACAGTAATCCATGTGTTTGTTCTCCAATGTATGTGTTGGCCACAAATATGagtataggatgagtcaacaacattgtgggtatgagttaacaaattatgaacttttaaaagtgagatttcCACCTAACAGTTACTTTAAATAAACTTTATTGAGATACACAATCAATTTCAGACACTTTGAGATGAGTTGGAATTTAAATGCATTACAGTCTGTTGAAAGTCTTATTCTAGCCTGGTGGAACGAGTCTGATTGCTGCATTCACCATTCTGTTTTGCTGCATGTATATCAGCCTGCCCTTTATCCAATAGATTGGCATTTGGAATAAGCCAGAAAACGTCTGGTCCAATCAGTGCCCTCGCAGAAACAGTGGTTGGGTTTAACAAACAATGTTGCCAAATACTGTGTTTGAATTAGGCTGTCCTCTGATTGGTTGAAAGTGATCCAATAGCTGACAAGTTCATTTTTAATAATACCACTAATTTCTGACATTTGAGACTAGAATGGTGAATGCAGAGATCAGACTAGAATGGTGAATGTAGAGATCAGACTAGAATGGTGAATGTAAAGATCAGACTAGAATGGTGAATGCAGAGATCAGACTAGAATGCTGAATGCAGAGATCAGGCTAGAATGGTGAATGCAGAGATCAGACTAGAATGGTAAATGCAGAGGTCAGGCTAGAATGGTGAATGCAGAGATCAGGCTAGAATGGTGAATGCAGAGATCAGGCTAGAATGGTGAATGCAGAGATCAGGCTAGAATGGTGAATGCAGAGATCAGGCTAGAATGGTGAATGCAGAGATCAGGCTGTCATCCTCTGCAAATAATATAAATGTCTAAAATAGTTACAGATGATCATGACCAGAAAGGATGCAGAGATACTTAggcagattatatatatatatatatatatatatatatatatatatatatatatgtatgtgtgtacatgATCATTATTAAATGGCATATTATAGTAAATATAATTTATTAATATTACACTATGAATTGTCATGGAAACAAACTACGTTCTCTACAGGGATTCTGTTTACCAATGGAGACTCATGGAAAGAGATGAGGCGCTTTGCCCTGACAAACCTTAGAGACTTTGGGATGGGCAAGAAAGGGAGTGAGGAGAAAATCTTAGAGGAAATCCCCTACCTGATTGAAGTGTTGGAAAAACATGAGGGTAAGAGAATCAGTATCTCTAcactagtagtagaagtagtatgaTGTATTTATAGGGGATGCCTAGGCTTAATTGCCTGGTAAAAAATCAGGCTATTTTAAACCACATTATTAGTAAATAGCTAAGTGATCGTGTGGGTTCTGGAAAGCTTATTTTGTAATTAATTAGATGTTTTGTCTATTACAGGTAAGGCATTTGACACAGCACAGCCTGTGCTTTATGCCGTCTCCAACATAATCTCGGCAATTGTCTACGGCAGCCGGTTTGAATACACTGACCCCCTATTCACAGGCATGGTGGAAAGGATCAATGAGAATGTTCACCTTATAGGTTCTGCATCAATTCAGGTAGTCTGCTTATTCAGACCATTATGTTTTTACTGTATTTTCTGAGTAAATAATGTCTGTCTCAGTGCAATCAATAAAACAAGGAAACAGAACACCTGTTATGAATTCTTGCAAATTAAAATGTACATACTCAGTTATACTTTACTTGATGGGCCAGTAAACTTATTATAAACCATTATTGTACAGTTTATAACCCATTACCATGCTGCTTATACATCATTATATACAATATTCATGATGTATACGTATAACATATCAAATAAAATCCTCatagcccagtccaagctctttgTCCTGGCacaccaatggtggaaccagcttccccctgaagctaggacagcagagtccctgcccatcttccgaaaGCACCTGAAACTCCATCTCCTTAAAAAGTATCTTAAATAAACCCCCTCgcccccacccccccaaaaaagttcCTGAACAACAGGTttctagctctgactttgctgactTTTTCCTCAAAACTACTTTGAGAAAAGTGCACTTACTATGCCTGTGACATGTGATTGTCCCAccaagctatcttaagatgaatgcactaactgtgaatcgctctggataagagcgtctgctaaattgctAAAATATTTTGTACAATTAATTATATAATTGTAATTATTATATATAATATGGTTACATAATAACTGGTGATGGGCACCGATATACAAAATTATATCACTATCAGTACTATTTTTGTGATTCCATATCGTATCGGTTTGCATAAAATATATTGCACCTGTGTATGTTCACTTATCTGTTCACTTCCATGGCTCTTTGAAGTTCAGACAACTGTTAGCAGATTGTCCGTTGGGCCAGGCGTGAATATTCTGTTATTATAATATTGTATTCATACTGGTTAGTTAGGGAGGCCTATATTATAGGACCATCAACAGGCAATTAATTAAATATGCTACATTTAGAGCCTGTGAGGTCTGTTTGAGGGTTTTGTGTATGCAGGAAAAGTAACGTGTTATTTTTACAGAATAGTACAAATAATAAACTGACATTACAATATGCCTTGCTCATATCGATATCAAATAATATTGAATATCACTATTGGTGCTCACAACTAATAATTACATATTTATGTGCATCACATTTGTATTTAATGATCTAATCATAGTTGTGGTGTGTTATAATTAATATATTGTTTTATGTGTATTCTACCTGAATCTCTGTGTAGATGTACAACATGTTTCCCTGGTTGGGTCCGTGGATAAACAACCTGACACATCTGAAAAAGAATGTTGCTGATATGAAGATGGAGGTGACAGAGCTGGCGAGGGGCCTGAAGGAGACTCTGAACCCTCATATGTGTAGAGGCTTTGTGGACTCGTTCCTCGTCCGAAAGCAGACCCTGGAGGTATGAAGACTTCATGCAGAATCTGCATCTCACTCATTCATAACAAAGTGTTGCATTAATATTGCTCAGTATGACTATACAGAATAGAATTAATCAATAAGgtcagagggggtgtggtatCTGGTCAATTTACCACAGCTAAGGCACTGCATGACGCGAAGTGTAGTGCCTGTATACAGTCCTTGTTTATTGGCCATATTCCACAAAACCCAGAGGTGCCTTGCTGGTGTTATAAACTTCATACCAACACAATTAGAACAGTAAATAAGTCATTTTCCATCACACTAGTGGTATATTGTCTAAATTACCAAGACATTCGGATAATCAGTATCCAGTTACAAAACTGAAGGGTTTATAGTACCTATTACACCACCTTGTGGTTCACTTTGCTGCTGAAAAACACAACTAACTTCAGTTGTCCAACActaacatcccactgggcacagacgtcaattcaacatctctTCGACGTTGATTCAACATAATTTAATAAAAattacgtggaaacaatgttgattcaaccagtttgacTGAATGCCAGCTGAGGGAGGATCTAACTATTTCTCTGTATCAGTAGAATCACATGTAAACTCAGACTCAAACACTAAAACAGTTCCTCAAGCTGATTTTAAAGAATGTGTTGATTATCTGTTTTGTTTGCTTTTGTTATTTTCCATATTATttctatctctgataagctacaCAGGAAATAACCATATAATTTTAATGctacatttggatagaaaacactctaaagtttctaaaactgttcaaattatgtctgtgtataacagaactgatatggcaggcgacacccggaggacaaaccatcccaaaaaaataaattcagcctaccactattttcaatggctatcacttttattataagtcctcccagattgcagttcctagggcttccactagatgtcaacagtctttagaaagagtttcatgctgggtttttggaaaaatgagccagaaattgtatttttttctaggtggctcccatttcgctatagtgtttccaagcgtgtggaagagagcgcgttctttggtatttttctccggtaaagacaataacgattctccgtcttaaatgttattgtttatttacgtatcagggtacctaaggtttgattataaacgttgtttgacttgtttggaaaagtttattagtaatgtttgggattcattttgtatgcattttgatggagggaaactgggtggattattgactgaagcgtgcCAGCTACACTGAGTTTTTATTGATataaaggacattatcgaacaaaaggaccatttgtgatgtaactaccgtcccacctgcccataagaccttttaatatatgtagccttagaaataaggttaatacaattaataacttgctaacatcagatatatattcatatattagccatttaTGAGACTCACGTCGATAATTCATTTGGTACATCATTAGCAATACAAtgatataacatctacagaagacACAGGAATGCATATGGGGATGTTGTTGCTGtacatattcagagccatatccctgtaatgcttagagaggATCTTGTGTTATTGCAGGTTCGCCTGCCTCCTCTGAAGCCTATTTTAGTGTAGCTCCTATAGGCCACCATGTTCTAACTGTCAGTATCCAGATAATGTGTGTGAAATTCTTGAtgagggctcctgagtggcgcagaggtctaaggcactgcatctcagtgctagaggcatcactacagaccctggttcgattccaggctgtttcacaactggccttgattggagtcccatagggcgacgtACAATTGGGCCAGCATTGTTAGGGTTAATAATAATCAAAGATGGGACTAAAATAGTGTATGAGATCATACAAACGATTTTCAattcaaatgaaattgtatttgtcacatgccgaatacaaccggtgtagaccttagagtgaaatgcgtacttacaagcccttaatcaataatgcagttttaagaagaagaaaaagggaaaaaaacattttgctgtgactcttatgtggatgatgttaaaaaatatttgttggtctgatatgattaataaggagcatccagacactgcacttgatgcatttatgaaattgcttcttctaGTTATTGATAAGCATGTACCTTTTAAGAAActggctccatggattgatgaggaattgaataACTGTATAGTTGatagagatggggcaaaaggagtggctaataagtctggttgcacatctgactggctgaagGTGAGGTGAAGAAATTATtgtcgatcaataatgacaaacctcctggcattgacaactgtCATGTCTTTAATCTGAGCCAAGAGAAGTGTTTGTCCTCAGGACTGGTTCTAACAGCCAACCTGTCAGCTTACTggcagctcttagcaaactgttggaaaaaatggtgtttgaccaaatacaatgctatttctctgtaaacaaatgaagACTTTCAgaatgcttatagagaagggcactgaACATGCACTGGCACAGATGACTGATGATTGATTTAAAGAAATGTataataaaaatatttcagtACAGCCTTTAATATTAGTGACCATAACGTGTTGAAAAATCCTATGTGTTATGGCTTTCCAACCtcagctctgaatccacaatatggcaatctatctaatagaacccaAGGGgggtttctttaatggaagcttctctaatgttaaacatgtaaagtgtggtgtactgtATGGCACCTCTcttggccctctactcttttctatttttaccaatgacctgccactggcattaaacagaGCCTGTGCCCATGTATGTTGATGATTCAACCCGTCAGCAATCACAgctagtgaaatcactgcaacactaaacaaagagttgcagtcagtttgagaatgggtggccagtaataaactggtcctgaacatctccaAAATGAATCATTGTATTGATACAAAGCACCACTCTCCACAAAGCAAGCTCTAGTTTGATCTTATCTTAATTATTGTCCAGTCAAAACAAGAGCCAACTTAAGCTGCCCAGAACAGCATGACACATGTatctcttcattgtaatcagagggctaatatcaatACTATGCATGTCAGTTtatcttggctaagagttgacgAAACGGACTGTACATAACTCATGTCATCTGAGGGTTTGTTTCTGTTAGGAATCTGGCCATATGGATTCTTTCTACCATGACGACAACCTGGTATTTAGTGTTAGTAACCTGTTTGGTGCTGGTACCGACACCACCGGGACAACCCTGCGCTGGGGTCTGCTGCTAATGGCCAAGTACCCCCATATACAGGGTAAGGATTGATATAAACACAAACACAtgaacgcacacacaccacaggaggctgctgtggAGTGGTATCAAAaatatggaaaccatgtgttggattccattccagccattactatgagcccgtcctccccaattaatgtgccacctgtgacacacagacattaaacagTAAAGCACTCATGGTGTTACAAGTTATAAACCTTGGCAAAGGGCCAAATTGAAGAATATATTATGAAACTAGACAAGGATGGCTTGGTTAATGAAGGTTAAACGTTAACTGAGGAACATCttcctcagaacagtctcaaatTGTTGGTGCATGGACTCTAGAAGGTTTCGAAAGCATtccagagatgctggcccatgttgaatccAATGCTTTTGACAgtcgtcaagttggctggatgtcctttgggcggtggactattcttgatacacactggaaactgttgagtgtgaaaaacccagctgcgttgcagttcttgaaacaTTCCGATGCGCTTGGCACCttcaccataccccgttcaaaggcacttaaatcttttgtcttgcccattcaccctctgaatggcacacatacacaatccatgtctcaagacccactggttgacacttatttataaaaccctcttaagcctttaagcctcactcccccctatctgagataacTACTGCAGCcgtcatcctccacatacaacacccattctgccagtcacattctgttaaaggtccccaaagcgcaTACATTCCTGGGTCGATCATCTtttcatctcttcattcaaagactcaatcatggacagtcTTACTGACAGTGGCTGCTCTgcgtgatgtgttgttgtctctaccttgccCTTTGTGCTATTGTCTGCCCAATAATGTTAGTACCATGttatgtgctgctaccatgctgtgttgtcttaggtctctctttatgtagtgttgtgttctcTCGTCATGGTGTGTGTTGTCCTATTTATATTTAacttatttttaatcccagtccCTGTCCCTTCAGGAGgcattttggtaggccgtcattgtatataagaatttgttcttaaatggtTAAATAAAGTCTAAATTGTATTCAGGCTTAAAACTCCAttgttaacctgtctcctccccttcatttacactgattgaagtggatttaacaagagacagtaagagatcatagctttcacctggtcagtctgtcatggaaagaagagcaggtgtttttaatgtttgtatactcagtgtacatttCACTGTAttaactccaaccctccctcctttCTGTCTC
Encoded here:
- the LOC135564719 gene encoding cytochrome P450 2K1-like is translated as MSLIEGLLQTSSTVTLLGTVLFLLVLYLCSSGSSSEEQGKEPPGPRPLPLLGNMLQLDLKKPYCTLCELSKKYGSIFTVHFGPKKVVVLAGYKTVKQALVNQAEDFGDRDIMPVFYDFNQGHGILFTNGDSWKEMRRFALTNLRDFGMGKKGSEEKILEEIPYLIEVLEKHEGKAFDTAQPVLYAVSNIISAIVYGSRFEYTDPLFTGMVERINENVHLIGSASIQMYNMFPWLGPWINNLTHLKKNVADMKMEVTELARGLKETLNPHMCRGFVDSFLVRKQTLEESGHMDSFYHDDNLVFSVSNLFGAGTDTTGTTLRWGLLLMAKYPHIQDQVQEEISRVIGSRQTLVEDKKNLPYTDAVIHETQRLASIAPMAVPHTTSRDVTFQGYFIKKGTSVIPLLTSVLQDDSEWESPNTFNPSHFLDEQGGFVKRDAFMAFSAGRRVCLGEGLARIELFLFFTSLLQRFRFSPPPGVTEDDLDLTPLPGFTLHPSPHQLCAVSRV